In Halobacteroides halobius DSM 5150, the genomic window TCATAATATCCACCTCATTATCTATTTCTTAATCTCTGTTTAGCATTAAAATACACTTATCTTAATATATATGCAACCTAATTATATATTAAAATATTATTTTTGATAAATATTAATTTTGCTTTCTTTATCATTTGCCATTAAAACTAATAATTCTAAAGATTTATCTTCTGTAATATCTCCTACTGCTAAATCTCTAATCTTTAAATCCAATGGCTTACTCTCCCAACTTTTAACAAGTTCATCCTGGGCCCAATTATAGACTAAAACTCGATTATCCTTTTTTGTCGTATGAACTACTAACTCTAATCTTCCATCTTTTTCTAAATCAGTGACTAAAACTGCTGGCCCATATCTACCAGGCAATACTGTCTCTAGCTTTCCTGCTTTAGTATAAATTTTAATTTTATATTTACCTTTTCCTTGGTATGAAGTAAGCACTATTTCCTTCTTTTTATCTTGGTCTAAATCCCCCATTGCTAAACGATATCCTTCATTTTTATTAAGTTGTAATTTGAAATTTTTTTTATAATTATTCCTTGTAATTAAATTAAACTGGAGCTGGTGATTAATATTTCTAGTTATTAAATAATCTTTAGTAGCTAATTTAACTACTGCTTTAGGACGACTACGTTTAAACCCTTTTATTCTTTGCTTGATATACTTATCCTTTTGCCAACTAAATTTAAATAAATAATTGAAGTTCTGGGCTATTAACTCTGATATTTGATCATTATTACTATCCACTACTACTAATTTGTAATCATCATATTTAGTTCTATAATAACTATCAATTCTACCTTCAGTTAACAACTCTTGTGCTTGATAATTTAGTATATGCAAAGCTTGTCTAGTATTTAAAATAATCTCTTGGTCTAATTGTTGGTCAATATTAGCTACTACTAAATCTAAAAATTGATACTTAAATAATTTACTTGTAGTTAATAATCTATAATCAAGTGTAGCCTCTTT contains:
- a CDS encoding FlgT C-terminal domain-containing protein, coding for MRKIFFLCLVFIVLMSQLTYGQQLFTDEIDQLTADLFSDYLKQSQGYIAKIEDESVYLNLGLQAGILKGDTFSVLREYDLLKDPITGVILGTLNHKIATLKVKEVKAKFSVAQVIEKSSLELQVGDRVKRQKQRIGILKFNATKLPIDIVNLLQESLIANLKRKGQFKVISKDKLEKLINKLKLENTLSQDELQLIGNKLKLDLLVTGEIFQEEKKLFIKGELYSTKLDSLVREEVMTISKENKLINYYLQQFKEATLDYRLLTTSKLFKYQFLDLVVANIDQQLDQEIILNTRQALHILNYQAQELLTEGRIDSYYRTKYDDYKLVVVDSNNDQISELIAQNFNYLFKFSWQKDKYIKQRIKGFKRSRPKAVVKLATKDYLITRNINHQLQFNLITRNNYKKNFKLQLNKNEGYRLAMGDLDQDKKKEIVLTSYQGKGKYKIKIYTKAGKLETVLPGRYGPAVLVTDLEKDGRLELVVHTTKKDNRVLVYNWAQDELVKSWESKPLDLKIRDLAVGDITEDKSLELLVLMANDKESKINIYQK